A part of Salvelinus alpinus chromosome 23, SLU_Salpinus.1, whole genome shotgun sequence genomic DNA contains:
- the LOC139550901 gene encoding integrin beta-1-like isoform X2, producing the protein MDLKLLSIATLLGILCFCSAQQEGSDCIKANAQSCGECIQVAEKCGWCTDADFLKQGESKSARCDELKSLITKGCSKAKIENPRGSISIDKDKPVTNRKKDVAEKLKPDQITQIQPQKLSLNLRSGEAQTFKLKFKRAEDYPIDLYYLMDLSFSMKDDLENVKNLGTDLMREMQEITSDFRIGFGSFVEKTVMPYISTTPARLLNPCTGNENCTSPFSYKNVLKLTENGQQFNSLVSKQQISGNLDSPEGGFDAIMQVAVCGDAIGWRNVTRLLVFSTDAGFHFAGDGKLGGIVLPNDGKCHLENNMYTMSHYYDYPSIAHLVQKLSDNNIQTIFAVTEEFQPVYKELKNLIPKSAVGTLSSNSSNVIKLIIDSYNSLSSEVILENNKVPEGVSIKYKSICKNGVVGTGENGRKCSNISIGDEVSFDITIESQKCPSQGKSETIRIKPLGFNEDVEIVLNFICECECSKGGEPLSKICHNGNGTFECGACRCNEGRIGRLCECSTDEVRTDDLDGNCRKDNGTDICSNNGDCVCGTCECKKRENPEERYSGKFCECDNFNCDRSNNKLCGGHGRCECRVCICDANYTGSACDCSLDTSTCLAANKQICNGRGTCECGVCKCTNPKFQGPTCEICPTCPGVCAEHKECVQCRAFETGEKKDTCQRDCSYFNLIRVKDRDKLPQPADQSYPLSHCKERDANDCWFYYTYAVRNDTMREVYVVETLECPAGPDIIPIVAGVVAGIVLIGLALLLIWKLLMIIHDRREFAKFEKEKMNAKWDTGENPIYKSAVTTVVNPKYEGK; encoded by the exons ATGGATCTGAAGCTACTTTCTATAGCAACATTATTAGGAATCCTATGTTTCTGCAGTGCACAGCAAG AGGGCAGTGATTGCATCAAGGCGAATGCACAATCATGTGGGGAATGCATCCAGGTCGCAGAGAAATGTGGATGGTGTACAGATGCT GACTTCCTGAAGCAGGGGGAGTCTAAGTCAGCCCGCTGTGATGAGCTGAAGTCCCTGATCACGAAGGGCTGCAGTAAGGCCAAGATCGAGAACCCCCGGGGCAGTATCTCCATCGACAAGGACAAGCCCGTCACCAACCGCAAGAAGGACGTGGCTGAGAAGCTGAAGCCTGACCAGATCACTCAGATCCAGCCCCAGAAACTCAGCCTCAACCTCCGATCCG GTGAGGCCCAGACGTTTAAGCTGAAGTTCAAGCGGGCAGAGGACTACCCCATCGACCTCTACTACTTAAtggacctctccttctccatgaaAGACGATTTGGAGAACGTCAAGAACCTCGGGACTGACCTGATGCGTGAGATGCAGGAGATCACGTCAGACTTCAGGATAG GTTTCGGCTCATTTGTGGAGAAGACTGTGATGCCCTACATCAGCACCACCCCAGCCAGGCTGTTGAACCCCTGCACGGGCAATGAGAACTGTACCAGCCCCTTCAGCTATAAGAACGTGCTCAAGTTGACCGAGAATGGGCAGCAGTTCAACAGCCTGGTCAGCAAGCAGCAGATCTCTGGAAACCTGGACTCCCCTGAGGGAGGCTTCGATGCCATCATGCAGGTGGCCGTCTGTGGG GATGCCATTGGCTGGAGGAACGTCACTCGCCTGCTGGTGTTCTCCACTGACGCTGGGTTCCACTTTGCTGGAGACGGCAAACTGGGCGGCATCGTTCTGCCCAACGATGGGAAGTGTCATCTGGAAAACAACATGTACACCATGAGCCATTACTAC GACTATCCCTCCATTGCCCATTTGGTCCAGAAACTGAGCGACAACAACATTCAGACCATTTTTGCAGTTACTGAGGAATTCCAGCCTGTTTACAAGGAACTGAAGAACCTCATCCCCAAGTCTGCAGTAGGAACCCTGTCCTCCAACTCCAGCAACGTCATCAAGCTCATTATCGATTCTTACAAT TCTCTTTCATCTGAAGTCATTCTGGAGAACAACAAGGTGCCTGAAGGTGTGTCCATAAAATACAAGTCCATCTGCAAGAATGGCGTGGTTGGTACGGGAGAGAACGGAAGAAAATGCTCTAACATCTCCATTGGAGACGAG GTGTCCTTTGACATTACCATCGAGTCCCAGAAGTGTCCATCTCAAGGCAAGTCAGAGACCATTAGGATCAAGCCGCTGGGTTTCAATGAGGATGTGGAGATCGTCCTCAACTTCATCTGCGAATGTGAATGTTCCAAAGGCGGAGAACCTCTCAGCAAGATCTGCCACAATGGCAACGGGACCTTTGAGTGTGGAGCCTGCAG GTGCAACGAAGGACGTATCGGCAGACTGTGTGAGTGCAGCACAGACGAGGTGAGGACAGACGACCTGGACGGTAACTGTCGGAAGGACAACGGTACAGACATCTGCAGCAACAacggagactgtgtgtgtggaaCTTGTGAGTGTAAGAAGAGGGAGAACCCCGAGGAACGGTACAGCGGGAAATTCTGCGAGTGTGACAACTTCAACTGTGACCGCTCAAACAACAAACTATGTGGAG GACATGGGCGTTGTGAGTGCAGGGTGTGTATCTGCGATGCCAACTACACGGGCAGCGCCTGCGACTGTTCCCTGGACACCTCCACCTGCCTGGCAGCCAATAAGCAGATATGTAATGGCCGGGGCACCTGCGAGTGTGGCGTCTGCAAATGCACCAACCCCAAGTTCCAGGGCCCCACCTGTGAGATCTGCCCCACCTGCCCCGGAGTCTGCGCTGAGCACAA GGAGTGTGTTCAGTGCCGGGCCTTTGAGACTGGAGAGAAGAAGGACACGTGTCAGAGGGACTGCAGCTATTTCAACCTGATCAGAGTGAAGGATCGGGACAAGCTGCCCCAGCCAGCCGACCAGTCCTACCCCCTATCCCACTGTAAGGAGAGGGACGCCAACGACTGCTGGTTCTACTACACCTACGCCGTTAGGAACGACACAATGAGGGAGGTCTACGTGGTCGAGACTCTGG AGTGCCCAGCGGGCCCTGACATCATACCCATCGTGGCTGGTGTGGTGGCGGGCATTGTTCTCATCGGCCTGGCCCTACTGCTCATCTGGAAGCTGCTCATGATCATCCACGACCGCAGAGAGTTCGCCAAGTTTGAGAAGGAGAAGATGAACGCCAAATGGGACACG GGTGAGAATCCCATCTACAAGAGTGCTGTAACAACTGTTGTCAATCCAAAATACGAGGGCAAATGA
- the LOC139550901 gene encoding integrin beta-1-like isoform X1, whose amino-acid sequence MDLKLLSIATLLGILCFCSAQQEGSDCIKANAQSCGECIQVAEKCGWCTDADFLKQGESKSARCDELKSLITKGCSKAKIENPRGSISIDKDKPVTNRKKDVAEKLKPDQITQIQPQKLSLNLRSGEAQTFKLKFKRAEDYPIDLYYLMDLSFSMKDDLENVKNLGTDLMREMQEITSDFRIGFGSFVEKTVMPYISTTPARLLNPCTGNENCTSPFSYKNVLKLTENGQQFNSLVSKQQISGNLDSPEGGFDAIMQVAVCGDAIGWRNVTRLLVFSTDAGFHFAGDGKLGGIVLPNDGKCHLENNMYTMSHYYDYPSIAHLVQKLSDNNIQTIFAVTEEFQPVYKELKNLIPKSAVGTLSSNSSNVIKLIIDSYNSLSSEVILENNKVPEGVSIKYKSICKNGVVGTGENGRKCSNISIGDEVSFDITIESQKCPSQGKSETIRIKPLGFNEDVEIVLNFICECECSKGGEPLSKICHNGNGTFECGACRCNEGRIGRLCECSTDEVRTDDLDGNCRKDNGTDICSNNGDCVCGTCECKKRENPEERYSGKFCECDNFNCDRSNNKLCGGHGRCECRVCICDANYTGSACDCSLDTSTCLAANKQICNGRGTCECGVCKCTNPKFQGPTCEICPTCPGVCAEHKECVQCRAFETGEKKDTCQRDCSYFNLIRVKDRDKLPQPADQSYPLSHCKERDANDCWFYYTYAVRNDTMREVYVVETLECPAGPDIIPIVAGVVAGIVLIGLALLLIWKLLMIIHDRREFAKFEKEKMNAKWDTQENPIYKSPINKFQNPSYGRKGVVL is encoded by the exons ATGGATCTGAAGCTACTTTCTATAGCAACATTATTAGGAATCCTATGTTTCTGCAGTGCACAGCAAG AGGGCAGTGATTGCATCAAGGCGAATGCACAATCATGTGGGGAATGCATCCAGGTCGCAGAGAAATGTGGATGGTGTACAGATGCT GACTTCCTGAAGCAGGGGGAGTCTAAGTCAGCCCGCTGTGATGAGCTGAAGTCCCTGATCACGAAGGGCTGCAGTAAGGCCAAGATCGAGAACCCCCGGGGCAGTATCTCCATCGACAAGGACAAGCCCGTCACCAACCGCAAGAAGGACGTGGCTGAGAAGCTGAAGCCTGACCAGATCACTCAGATCCAGCCCCAGAAACTCAGCCTCAACCTCCGATCCG GTGAGGCCCAGACGTTTAAGCTGAAGTTCAAGCGGGCAGAGGACTACCCCATCGACCTCTACTACTTAAtggacctctccttctccatgaaAGACGATTTGGAGAACGTCAAGAACCTCGGGACTGACCTGATGCGTGAGATGCAGGAGATCACGTCAGACTTCAGGATAG GTTTCGGCTCATTTGTGGAGAAGACTGTGATGCCCTACATCAGCACCACCCCAGCCAGGCTGTTGAACCCCTGCACGGGCAATGAGAACTGTACCAGCCCCTTCAGCTATAAGAACGTGCTCAAGTTGACCGAGAATGGGCAGCAGTTCAACAGCCTGGTCAGCAAGCAGCAGATCTCTGGAAACCTGGACTCCCCTGAGGGAGGCTTCGATGCCATCATGCAGGTGGCCGTCTGTGGG GATGCCATTGGCTGGAGGAACGTCACTCGCCTGCTGGTGTTCTCCACTGACGCTGGGTTCCACTTTGCTGGAGACGGCAAACTGGGCGGCATCGTTCTGCCCAACGATGGGAAGTGTCATCTGGAAAACAACATGTACACCATGAGCCATTACTAC GACTATCCCTCCATTGCCCATTTGGTCCAGAAACTGAGCGACAACAACATTCAGACCATTTTTGCAGTTACTGAGGAATTCCAGCCTGTTTACAAGGAACTGAAGAACCTCATCCCCAAGTCTGCAGTAGGAACCCTGTCCTCCAACTCCAGCAACGTCATCAAGCTCATTATCGATTCTTACAAT TCTCTTTCATCTGAAGTCATTCTGGAGAACAACAAGGTGCCTGAAGGTGTGTCCATAAAATACAAGTCCATCTGCAAGAATGGCGTGGTTGGTACGGGAGAGAACGGAAGAAAATGCTCTAACATCTCCATTGGAGACGAG GTGTCCTTTGACATTACCATCGAGTCCCAGAAGTGTCCATCTCAAGGCAAGTCAGAGACCATTAGGATCAAGCCGCTGGGTTTCAATGAGGATGTGGAGATCGTCCTCAACTTCATCTGCGAATGTGAATGTTCCAAAGGCGGAGAACCTCTCAGCAAGATCTGCCACAATGGCAACGGGACCTTTGAGTGTGGAGCCTGCAG GTGCAACGAAGGACGTATCGGCAGACTGTGTGAGTGCAGCACAGACGAGGTGAGGACAGACGACCTGGACGGTAACTGTCGGAAGGACAACGGTACAGACATCTGCAGCAACAacggagactgtgtgtgtggaaCTTGTGAGTGTAAGAAGAGGGAGAACCCCGAGGAACGGTACAGCGGGAAATTCTGCGAGTGTGACAACTTCAACTGTGACCGCTCAAACAACAAACTATGTGGAG GACATGGGCGTTGTGAGTGCAGGGTGTGTATCTGCGATGCCAACTACACGGGCAGCGCCTGCGACTGTTCCCTGGACACCTCCACCTGCCTGGCAGCCAATAAGCAGATATGTAATGGCCGGGGCACCTGCGAGTGTGGCGTCTGCAAATGCACCAACCCCAAGTTCCAGGGCCCCACCTGTGAGATCTGCCCCACCTGCCCCGGAGTCTGCGCTGAGCACAA GGAGTGTGTTCAGTGCCGGGCCTTTGAGACTGGAGAGAAGAAGGACACGTGTCAGAGGGACTGCAGCTATTTCAACCTGATCAGAGTGAAGGATCGGGACAAGCTGCCCCAGCCAGCCGACCAGTCCTACCCCCTATCCCACTGTAAGGAGAGGGACGCCAACGACTGCTGGTTCTACTACACCTACGCCGTTAGGAACGACACAATGAGGGAGGTCTACGTGGTCGAGACTCTGG AGTGCCCAGCGGGCCCTGACATCATACCCATCGTGGCTGGTGTGGTGGCGGGCATTGTTCTCATCGGCCTGGCCCTACTGCTCATCTGGAAGCTGCTCATGATCATCCACGACCGCAGAGAGTTCGCCAAGTTTGAGAAGGAGAAGATGAACGCCAAATGGGACACG CAAGAGAATCCTATATACAAGAGCCCTATAAATAAGTTCCAGAATCCAAGCTATGGGCGTAAAGGCGTGGTCCTATAA